ACCATCTGCCCTTTTAGCGTTATTGGATAAAGTATTCTATTGGCCCAGCAATAAAGAAGAAACGAAAAGAATTCTTACTATGCTGCGCTTTCTCGTAGAGCATGTTGACATTTATGATCTTTATTTTCAAAAAAATAATCGATTTTGGGAGATGATTTCATGACATATTATAAACAGGCACCTGATTGCGAAACAGTAGAAATCGATGGAGAATGGATGATTCTCCACTCCGGTCAATTCACCATTACGAAGTTAAATGAAACGGGCGGATTCTGCTGGTCATTGCTAAAAGATGCGCACACTGTAGACGAACTGGTTCTGTCTTTTCAAACTCAGTTTAATAAAGACAATCAGGAAACAAAACATGAGCTTCAGTGCTTTCTAAAAGAATTGGAACAATACGGATTGATTGAACATGCGGTTTGATCAGAATACAGTCAATCTATTGAAAGCGACCATTGAAAAACACGGATGGATTGACTTGCCGGCTGAAGGCTTCAGCATGTATCCCTTTATTCAAAAAGGTGAAATTTGCCGATTTATAAAATTCGATCATAGAAACCTTAAAAAAGGACAGATCCTTCTCTTTTATTCCAAATCAGGGAAGCTGATTGCCCACAGATTATACCGCTATGAAAAGGGGCATTACATCCTAAAAGGAGATACAAACGAATGCCTGGATGAGCCAGTATCACCTGCTCAAGTGATTGGCTGCCTGGAATCAGTTCAAAAAAAGAAAGGCATGATCATGATGCATAAGCCTTTTCCATTTCTATACAGTCAAGCGGTCGTTTCTTCTCCCTTCTCTGCACGGCTGTTCCGCTTCTATTTAAAAAGAAGACTCGGTGAAGCGCTATGATAAAAAAGAAATGGAACACATTCAAGAACATGTTTTTAATAGAAGATATCCGCAGGACATTCGCTTTGCTGGGTCCCTATCTATTAAAGTACAAAAGATCCTACATATCTCTTTTTTTTACTATGCTCTCACAAATTTTATTAACGATCGGTTTTGCCTGGTTCTTTGGAACGATCACAGATGCTGCCGTTCAAAATGAAACGGATAAACTAAAATGGCTGCTGCCGTTTGGCCTTGGTTTACTAAGTATAAGCTTGGCAACGACGTACTTTTACACTTATTTAGAGTCCGTAACAATCAATAAAGTAAAACTAGAACTCAAAGAGCAAGTTTTAAAGCATCTTCTTCTTCTGCCAGTGAAAAAAACATCAAACATGCGAACTGGAGATTTAATGACTCATTTCATAAACGATGTCAACTGCATCGAAGGAGTCATCGGCAGTAATCTGCTTTATCTCATTCAGCTCCCTTTAACATTTGCTGCTGTTTCTGTTTACATGTTTATCATCAATTGGCAGATGGCTTTAATAGGTTTTTCTGTGATCCCTCTTGCCATTGCTATTGGGGCTGTTTTTGGCATTCTGCTAAGAAACAACAGCAGAAAAATGTTTACTCAAATCAGTGATATAAACAGTACACTTAATGAAATGTTTCAGGGTTTATCCGTTATTCGATCTTTTCTTTTAGAGAAAAAAATGTCTCAAAAGCAAAACAGTCAAAACCAGGATCTCTTTACATTAGAAATGAAAAATACTAAACTTCGCGGTTTTTTTTATATTGGCGGAGAAGCCATTACTTCCATCACTTATATAACGGGACTTTGCCTGGGAGCTTATTTTGTTTCTAAATCCATGATTACAGTTGGTTCGCTGCTCACCTTCGTTACTCTGATGCAGCATTTGATCTCCCCGCTTACCGGTTTAGCAGGAATTTGGGGCAGCTTCCAAAGTTCAGCATCAGCAGTTGAAAGACTATCAAACGTATTAAATGAAGAAGTTGAACTAAACCATCTTCCTGAATACATTCCATCAAAAATCAAAGGCTCTATTCAACTGAAGAACATTACCTTTAGTTACGATCAGCAAAAAAAATCGATAGATAACATGACATTAGATATACCAGCA
The window above is part of the Metabacillus dongyingensis genome. Proteins encoded here:
- a CDS encoding PqqD family protein; its protein translation is MTYYKQAPDCETVEIDGEWMILHSGQFTITKLNETGGFCWSLLKDAHTVDELVLSFQTQFNKDNQETKHELQCFLKELEQYGLIEHAV
- a CDS encoding S24/S26 family peptidase, which gives rise to MRFDQNTVNLLKATIEKHGWIDLPAEGFSMYPFIQKGEICRFIKFDHRNLKKGQILLFYSKSGKLIAHRLYRYEKGHYILKGDTNECLDEPVSPAQVIGCLESVQKKKGMIMMHKPFPFLYSQAVVSSPFSARLFRFYLKRRLGEAL
- a CDS encoding ABC transporter ATP-binding protein, coding for MIKKKWNTFKNMFLIEDIRRTFALLGPYLLKYKRSYISLFFTMLSQILLTIGFAWFFGTITDAAVQNETDKLKWLLPFGLGLLSISLATTYFYTYLESVTINKVKLELKEQVLKHLLLLPVKKTSNMRTGDLMTHFINDVNCIEGVIGSNLLYLIQLPLTFAAVSVYMFIINWQMALIGFSVIPLAIAIGAVFGILLRNNSRKMFTQISDINSTLNEMFQGLSVIRSFLLEKKMSQKQNSQNQDLFTLEMKNTKLRGFFYIGGEAITSITYITGLCLGAYFVSKSMITVGSLLTFVTLMQHLISPLTGLAGIWGSFQSSASAVERLSNVLNEEVELNHLPEYIPSKIKGSIQLKNITFSYDQQKKSIDNMTLDIPAGQTVAIVGPSGAGKSTLFHLIQGFYQPDSGMVTLDHNPAELLPPSVVRSSFAYVAQETFLFSGTIKDNLLLARPNISNQELVTAAKQANIHNFIMTLPNQYDTEVGERGVRLSGGQKQRLSIARAILKNAPILLLDEATSALDSESELFVKEALAAIKNKTTLIIAHRLSTIQHADLIVVMDEGKIVQMGRHEELITQEGLYRKLSHLTFKAKEKLPSLQAISQ